From Nicotiana tabacum cultivar K326 chromosome 15, ASM71507v2, whole genome shotgun sequence, the proteins below share one genomic window:
- the LOC107828336 gene encoding O-fucosyltransferase 7-like isoform X1, whose amino-acid sequence MQQKKKRWRNSVRKVLSCAIAVITFVALLSVHVHVPSFDVTRFPHNKLPMHEFSYQRLSGERSWIQEFAPPHFSKAPVTASKLDGANWNWTLDKLWRPPPNRDYVRCVAPTSLYTSPPESRGYLLVHTNGGLNQMRAGICDMVAVARIINATLVIPELDKRSLWKDSSKFSDVFDEDHFINSLANDVRIVKKLPKELASAARAVKHFRSWSGVDYYEKEIASMWDEYQVIRAAKSDSRLANNNLPPDIQKLRCRACYQALQFSPQIEAMGKLLVDRMRTYGPYIALHLRYEKDMLAFSGCTHDLSPEEAEELRAIRESIPWWKVKDINPVEQRGKGYCPLTPREVGMFLSALGFTSNTPIYIAAGEIYGGDSHMSDLQSRYPLLMNKEKLSSYEELEPFSKHASQLAAIDYIVSVESDIFIPSYSGNMARAVEGHRRFLGHRKTISPDRKALVRLVNKVDQGTMIEGKKLSDRIIEVHRTRQGSPRKRKGPISGTKGMDRFRSEEAFYVNPLPDCLCQKESAYTNNSNAIV is encoded by the exons ATgcagcaaaagaagaaaaggtggAGGAATTCTGTTCGAAAGGTGTTAAGTTGTGCCATTGCTGTAATAACTTTTGTGGCTCTGCTATCAGTACATGTTCATGTCCCTTCCTTTGATGTTACTAGGTTCCCTCACAACAAACTTCCTATG CATGAGTTTTCATACCAAAGATTGAGTGGAGAGCGAAGCTGGATTCAGGAATTTGCTCCACCCCATTTCTCAAAAGCTCCTGTTACTGCTAGCAAG TTGGATGGTGCAAATTGGAATTGGACCTTGGATAAGTTATGGAGACCGCCTCCAAATCGAGACTATGTTCGTTGTGTTGCACCAACTTCATTATATACGT CTCCTCCAGAGTCTCGAGGCTACCTGCTTGTTCATACAAATGGTGGACTCAATCAGATGAGGGCCGGG ATATGTGACATGGTTGCTGTTGCTCGTATCATAAATGCTACTCTTGTAATCCCGGAGCTCGATAAGCGCTCACTTTGGAAGGACTCTAG CAAATTCTCTGATGTGTTTGATGAAGACCATTTCATTAATTCATTGGCAAATGATGTACGGATTGTCAAAAAGCTACCAAAGGAACTTGCATCTGCAGCTAGAGCAGTTAAGCATTTCAGAAGTTGGTCTGGTGTAGATTACTATGAGAAGGAGATAGCTAGTATGTGGGATGAATACCAG GTGATTCGAGCAGCCAAGTCTGACTCAAGGCTGGCAAATAATAACCTGCCTCCTGACATTCAGAAGTTGCGCTGCCGTGCTTGCTATCAAGCCCTCCAATTTTCTCCCCAAATTGAAGCAATGGGAAAG TTGTTGGTAGATCGTATGCGAACCTATGGTCCATACATTGCTTTACATTTGCGCTATGAAAAAGACATGCTTGCCTTTAGTGGATGCACACATGATCTATCCCCAGAAGAAGCTGAAGAACTAAGGGCAATCAG GGAAAGCATCCCATGGTGGAAAGTGAAAGACATTAACCCTGTAGAACAAAGAGGCAAAGGCTATTGTCCATTAACTCCTAGGGAGGTGGGGATGTTCCTTTCTGCTCTTGGATTCACATCGAACACCCCGATTTATATTGCTGCAGGAGAGATATATGGGGGTGATTCCCATATGTCTGATCTACAGTCTCGCTATCCCTTACTAATGAACAAG GAAAAGTTGTCATCTTATGAGGAGCTTGAACCATTCAGCAAGCATGCATCTCAATTAGCTGCAATTGATTATATTGTGTCAGTTGAGAGTGACATATTCATCCCTTCGTACTCGGGGAATATGGCAAGAGCAGTTGAGGGACATCGTCGGTTTCTGGGGCACAGGAAAACAATATCTCCTGATAG GAAAGCTCTCGTCCGGCTTGTCAACAAAGTTGACCAAGGTACAATGATAGAGGGGAAAAAACTTTCTGATCGCATTATTGAAGTTCACAGAACAAG GCAAGGATCGCCTAGGAAGAGAAAAGGACCTATTTCAGGAACGAAGGGAATGGATAGGTTCCGTTCAGAGGAGGCATTTTATGTAAATCCTTTACCAGATTGCTTGTGTCAAAAGGAGTCAGCATACACGAACAATTCTAATGCTATCGTGTAG
- the LOC107828336 gene encoding O-fucosyltransferase 7-like isoform X2: MVQIGIGPWISYGDRLQIETMFVVLHQLHYIRCISSPAPPESRGYLLVHTNGGLNQMRAGICDMVAVARIINATLVIPELDKRSLWKDSSKFSDVFDEDHFINSLANDVRIVKKLPKELASAARAVKHFRSWSGVDYYEKEIASMWDEYQVIRAAKSDSRLANNNLPPDIQKLRCRACYQALQFSPQIEAMGKLLVDRMRTYGPYIALHLRYEKDMLAFSGCTHDLSPEEAEELRAIRESIPWWKVKDINPVEQRGKGYCPLTPREVGMFLSALGFTSNTPIYIAAGEIYGGDSHMSDLQSRYPLLMNKEKLSSYEELEPFSKHASQLAAIDYIVSVESDIFIPSYSGNMARAVEGHRRFLGHRKTISPDRKALVRLVNKVDQGTMIEGKKLSDRIIEVHRTRQGSPRKRKGPISGTKGMDRFRSEEAFYVNPLPDCLCQKESAYTNNSNAIV; the protein is encoded by the exons ATGGTGCAAATTGGAATTGGACCTTGGATAAGTTATGGAGACCGCCTCCAAATCGAGACTATGTTCGTTGTGTTGCACCAACTTCATTATATACGT TGCATTTCATCTCCAGCTCCTCCAGAGTCTCGAGGCTACCTGCTTGTTCATACAAATGGTGGACTCAATCAGATGAGGGCCGGG ATATGTGACATGGTTGCTGTTGCTCGTATCATAAATGCTACTCTTGTAATCCCGGAGCTCGATAAGCGCTCACTTTGGAAGGACTCTAG CAAATTCTCTGATGTGTTTGATGAAGACCATTTCATTAATTCATTGGCAAATGATGTACGGATTGTCAAAAAGCTACCAAAGGAACTTGCATCTGCAGCTAGAGCAGTTAAGCATTTCAGAAGTTGGTCTGGTGTAGATTACTATGAGAAGGAGATAGCTAGTATGTGGGATGAATACCAG GTGATTCGAGCAGCCAAGTCTGACTCAAGGCTGGCAAATAATAACCTGCCTCCTGACATTCAGAAGTTGCGCTGCCGTGCTTGCTATCAAGCCCTCCAATTTTCTCCCCAAATTGAAGCAATGGGAAAG TTGTTGGTAGATCGTATGCGAACCTATGGTCCATACATTGCTTTACATTTGCGCTATGAAAAAGACATGCTTGCCTTTAGTGGATGCACACATGATCTATCCCCAGAAGAAGCTGAAGAACTAAGGGCAATCAG GGAAAGCATCCCATGGTGGAAAGTGAAAGACATTAACCCTGTAGAACAAAGAGGCAAAGGCTATTGTCCATTAACTCCTAGGGAGGTGGGGATGTTCCTTTCTGCTCTTGGATTCACATCGAACACCCCGATTTATATTGCTGCAGGAGAGATATATGGGGGTGATTCCCATATGTCTGATCTACAGTCTCGCTATCCCTTACTAATGAACAAG GAAAAGTTGTCATCTTATGAGGAGCTTGAACCATTCAGCAAGCATGCATCTCAATTAGCTGCAATTGATTATATTGTGTCAGTTGAGAGTGACATATTCATCCCTTCGTACTCGGGGAATATGGCAAGAGCAGTTGAGGGACATCGTCGGTTTCTGGGGCACAGGAAAACAATATCTCCTGATAG GAAAGCTCTCGTCCGGCTTGTCAACAAAGTTGACCAAGGTACAATGATAGAGGGGAAAAAACTTTCTGATCGCATTATTGAAGTTCACAGAACAAG GCAAGGATCGCCTAGGAAGAGAAAAGGACCTATTTCAGGAACGAAGGGAATGGATAGGTTCCGTTCAGAGGAGGCATTTTATGTAAATCCTTTACCAGATTGCTTGTGTCAAAAGGAGTCAGCATACACGAACAATTCTAATGCTATCGTGTAG
- the LOC107828336 gene encoding O-fucosyltransferase 7-like isoform X3: MQQKKKRWRNSVRKVLSCAIAVITFVALLSVHVHVPSFDVTRFPHNKLPMQHEFSYQRLSGERSWIQEFAPPHFSKAPVTASKLDGANWNWTLDKLWRPPPNRDYVRCVAPTSLYTSPPESRGYLLVHTNGGLNQMRAGICDMVAVARIINATLVIPELDKRSLWKDSSKFSDVFDEDHFINSLANDVRIVKKLPKELASAARAVKHFRSWSGVDYYEKEIASMWDEYQVIRAAKSDSRLANNNLPPDIQKLRCRACYQALQFSPQIEAMGKLLVDRMRTYGPYIALHLRYEKDMLAFSGCTHDLSPEEAEELRAIRESIPWWKVKDINPVEQRGKGYCPLTPREVGMFLSALGFTSNTPIYIAAGEIYGGDSHMSDLQSRYPLLMNKEKLSSYEELEPFSKHASQLAAIDYIVSVESDIFIPSYSGNMARAVEGHRRFLGHRKTISPDRKALVRLVNKVDQGTMIEGKKLSDRIIEVHRTRQGSPRKRKGPISGTKGMDRFRSEEAFYVNPLPDCLCQKESAYTNNSNAIV; encoded by the exons ATgcagcaaaagaagaaaaggtggAGGAATTCTGTTCGAAAGGTGTTAAGTTGTGCCATTGCTGTAATAACTTTTGTGGCTCTGCTATCAGTACATGTTCATGTCCCTTCCTTTGATGTTACTAGGTTCCCTCACAACAAACTTCCTATG CAGCATGAGTTTTCATACCAAAGATTGAGTGGAGAGCGAAGCTGGATTCAGGAATTTGCTCCACCCCATTTCTCAAAAGCTCCTGTTACTGCTAGCAAG TTGGATGGTGCAAATTGGAATTGGACCTTGGATAAGTTATGGAGACCGCCTCCAAATCGAGACTATGTTCGTTGTGTTGCACCAACTTCATTATATACGT CTCCTCCAGAGTCTCGAGGCTACCTGCTTGTTCATACAAATGGTGGACTCAATCAGATGAGGGCCGGG ATATGTGACATGGTTGCTGTTGCTCGTATCATAAATGCTACTCTTGTAATCCCGGAGCTCGATAAGCGCTCACTTTGGAAGGACTCTAG CAAATTCTCTGATGTGTTTGATGAAGACCATTTCATTAATTCATTGGCAAATGATGTACGGATTGTCAAAAAGCTACCAAAGGAACTTGCATCTGCAGCTAGAGCAGTTAAGCATTTCAGAAGTTGGTCTGGTGTAGATTACTATGAGAAGGAGATAGCTAGTATGTGGGATGAATACCAG GTGATTCGAGCAGCCAAGTCTGACTCAAGGCTGGCAAATAATAACCTGCCTCCTGACATTCAGAAGTTGCGCTGCCGTGCTTGCTATCAAGCCCTCCAATTTTCTCCCCAAATTGAAGCAATGGGAAAG TTGTTGGTAGATCGTATGCGAACCTATGGTCCATACATTGCTTTACATTTGCGCTATGAAAAAGACATGCTTGCCTTTAGTGGATGCACACATGATCTATCCCCAGAAGAAGCTGAAGAACTAAGGGCAATCAG GGAAAGCATCCCATGGTGGAAAGTGAAAGACATTAACCCTGTAGAACAAAGAGGCAAAGGCTATTGTCCATTAACTCCTAGGGAGGTGGGGATGTTCCTTTCTGCTCTTGGATTCACATCGAACACCCCGATTTATATTGCTGCAGGAGAGATATATGGGGGTGATTCCCATATGTCTGATCTACAGTCTCGCTATCCCTTACTAATGAACAAG GAAAAGTTGTCATCTTATGAGGAGCTTGAACCATTCAGCAAGCATGCATCTCAATTAGCTGCAATTGATTATATTGTGTCAGTTGAGAGTGACATATTCATCCCTTCGTACTCGGGGAATATGGCAAGAGCAGTTGAGGGACATCGTCGGTTTCTGGGGCACAGGAAAACAATATCTCCTGATAG GAAAGCTCTCGTCCGGCTTGTCAACAAAGTTGACCAAGGTACAATGATAGAGGGGAAAAAACTTTCTGATCGCATTATTGAAGTTCACAGAACAAG GCAAGGATCGCCTAGGAAGAGAAAAGGACCTATTTCAGGAACGAAGGGAATGGATAGGTTCCGTTCAGAGGAGGCATTTTATGTAAATCCTTTACCAGATTGCTTGTGTCAAAAGGAGTCAGCATACACGAACAATTCTAATGCTATCGTGTAG
- the LOC107828337 gene encoding uncharacterized protein LOC107828337, with protein MAEVDSSNSPSLSEQYLLKEIEEKSTTVAKPVEETEVKASSTAPSEEDTSKTEETPVVESSEVVPAAPEESSGASDSAAPEINEASPPVEAASEESTESTEDETSGNGDQESADETPEIKLETAPADFRFPTTNQTRHCFTRYVEYHRCIAAKGEGAPECDKFAKYYRSLCPGEWIDRWNEQRENGTFPGPL; from the exons ATGGCAGAAGTCGACAGCTCAAATTCCCCATCTTTATCTGAG caatatttgctgaaagagatAGAAGAGAAATCTACCACAGTGGCAAAGCCAGTGGAAGAAACTGAGGTTAAGGCCTCTTCTACTGCTCCATCTGAGGAAGATACTTCCAAAACTGAGGAAACCCCAGTGGTTGAGAGCAGTGAAGTTGTCCCTGCTGCACCTGAAGAAAGCAGTGGAGCCTCTGATTCAGCAGCACCTGAAATTAATGAAGCCTCTCCTCCTGTAGAGGCTGCCAGTGAAGAAAGCACCGAAAGTACTGAAGACGAGACTTCTGGGAATGGGGATCAAGAATCAGCGGATGAGACCCCTGAGATCAAG CTCGAGACGGCGCCTGCTGACTTCCGTTTCCCTACTACGAATCAGACAAGGCACTGCTTCACAAGATATGTTGAATATCATCG ATGCATAGCTGCAAAGGGTGAAGGTGCTCCTGAatgtgacaagtttgccaagtatTACCGATCCCTTTGCCCTGGTGAATGG ATAGATAGATGGAATGAGCAGAGGGAGAATGGCACCTTTCCAGGACCACTGTAA
- the LOC142169779 gene encoding uncharacterized protein LOC142169779 encodes MPKMSTGETPYSLVYGTDAVIPVEVGEPSLRCFRKSGPQNDDSRRQELNEVVEQREMAYVRMVTQKQQEERYYNKRAKIRTLKVGDYVLKAKTRESKDPREGKLGTNWDGPCKIMVAASKGSFILEAVEGKRLPNNCNITHLKYFKF; translated from the coding sequence ATGCCAAAAATGAGCACAGGGGAAACGCCATACTcattagtctatgggactgatgcagtaataccagtcgaggtcggGGAGCCTAGCCTAAGATGCTTCCGTAAAAGCGGACCCCAGAACGATGACAGTAGAAGGCAAGAACTCAACGAAGTTGTGGAACAAAGAGAGATGGCCTACGTGAGAATGGTTACCCAAAAGCAACAAGAAGAACGCTACTATAACAAAAGAGCAAAGATCAGGACActtaaagtcggggactacgtgcttAAAGCTAAAACAAGAGAAAGCAAAGATCCACGGGAAGGCAAACTAGGAACAAACTGGGACGGCCCCTGCAAAATCATGGTAGCAGCAAGCAAAGGGTCATTCATACTAGAAGCAGTGGAAGGAAAGCGATTACCAAACAACTGTAACATtacacacctcaagtacttcaaattTTAA